The following DNA comes from Candidatus Neomarinimicrobiota bacterium.
AAATAACTTGCTCAATACATCCCATCTTGGGTCAATTGGACTTTCGATGCATTTGCATTCTTCATAATTTAAATTCACAAAACAACCAGGGCATATACCTTTACAATCAGGATGACACAGTTTTTTCATTGGGATACTAAGTAAAAGAGAGTCTTTTATATCCTGTGTTATATCGAGATTGTTTTCAAAAGGTGAAATTATTTTAATCTCATCTGCCATATCATACTTTTTATTGGGTGATATTTTAAATATTACAATGAATTCCGGATCAATTTTATATTTGAAATGTTCTAAACATCTATCACATACAAGATCAAGTTCTGTATGTAATGTGCCATGTATATTTATCTGGGACTTGAATTTTTCAATTTTTAAAGTGATGCTTACAGGA
Coding sequences within:
- a CDS encoding DUF177 domain-containing protein, producing MIIRLNSLKEGYQEITMPVNISEIDIIEEEFIYPVSITLKIEKFKSQINIHGTLHTELDLVCDRCLEHFKYKIDPEFIVIFKISPNKKYDMADEIKIISPFENNLDITQDIKDSLLLSIPMKKLCHPDCKGICPGCFVNLNYEECKCIESPIDPRWDVLSKLFSKQ